One genomic region from uncultured Cohaesibacter sp. encodes:
- a CDS encoding amino acid ABC transporter permease encodes MKTAPLPELQNSPEDSLRDVAGAHLPLPKSKIILWMIVLLFGSDFALTVATNKNFGWPTVGQYFFNETVMQGLWVTLWLAVVSMLIGVVLGLPIAIGRMSKDPLARSLSNAYVWIFRGTPLLVQLILWYNLSFLFPKIGLKIPFGPTLIEWNANDLITPITAAIIGLALNEAAYMAEIIRGGLLSVPRGQRETAEAFGMKPMRALWRIIIPQAMKTIVPPTGNQFINMIKATALVSVIAMADLLYSVQSIYNRTFEVIPLLMVAVLWYLLITSILSYVQAHIERYYSRGDSMYAARDTSDDGKKTEEGAK; translated from the coding sequence ATGAAGACTGCGCCCCTGCCAGAATTGCAAAACAGTCCGGAAGACTCCCTGCGCGATGTCGCTGGGGCGCATCTTCCTTTGCCAAAAAGCAAGATCATCCTCTGGATGATCGTGCTGCTTTTTGGCTCAGACTTTGCATTGACCGTGGCCACGAACAAGAATTTCGGATGGCCGACGGTTGGACAATATTTCTTCAATGAAACCGTGATGCAGGGTCTTTGGGTTACCCTGTGGCTGGCTGTTGTCAGCATGCTGATTGGTGTCGTGCTTGGATTGCCGATTGCCATCGGTCGCATGTCAAAAGATCCCTTGGCCCGCAGTTTGTCGAACGCCTATGTCTGGATCTTCCGCGGAACTCCACTGCTGGTGCAGTTGATCCTCTGGTATAACCTGTCCTTCCTGTTCCCAAAGATTGGGCTCAAGATCCCGTTCGGGCCTACACTGATTGAATGGAACGCCAATGATCTCATCACCCCGATCACGGCTGCCATCATTGGCCTGGCGCTTAACGAGGCGGCCTATATGGCAGAGATTATTCGAGGCGGTCTGCTGTCCGTTCCGCGTGGTCAGCGGGAAACGGCCGAAGCGTTCGGCATGAAGCCGATGCGCGCCCTGTGGCGGATCATCATTCCGCAAGCCATGAAGACCATCGTCCCCCCAACCGGCAACCAGTTCATCAACATGATCAAGGCCACGGCTCTTGTGTCGGTGATCGCCATGGCAGATCTGCTCTACTCGGTTCAGTCGATCTACAACCGTACGTTCGAGGTCATTCCCCTGCTGATGGTCGCCGTGCTCTGGTATCTGCTCATCACTTCGATTCTCAGCTACGTGCAGGCTCATATCGAGCGTTACTACTCGCGCGGGGATTCGATGTATGCTGCCCGCGATACATCAGATGATGGCAAAAAAACAGAGGAGGGCGCAAAATGA
- a CDS encoding amino acid ABC transporter ATP-binding protein, with product MTKPILRARNLHKSFGSNEVLKGIDLDVAPSEVVAILGPSGSGKSTFLRCINQLEHIDKGFIEVDGEQIGYQLKNGKLVALPNAAIALQRGKMGMVFQSFNLFPHMTVLQNVIEAPVGVHGVKKAEAIETAKELIAKVGLSEKLNAYPGQLSGGQQQRVAIARALAIKPKILLFDEPTSALDPELVGEVLATMRDLASQGLTMIVVTHEIGFAREAADRVVFMDGGHVIEQGKPEHVLVKPQHARTQSFLSRFI from the coding sequence ATGACCAAACCCATCTTGCGTGCACGCAACTTGCACAAGTCCTTTGGCAGCAATGAAGTTCTCAAGGGTATTGACCTCGATGTTGCTCCATCTGAAGTGGTCGCCATTCTCGGTCCATCCGGGTCTGGAAAATCAACATTCCTGCGCTGCATCAACCAGCTTGAACATATCGATAAGGGTTTCATCGAAGTCGATGGAGAACAGATCGGCTACCAGCTCAAGAATGGCAAGCTCGTAGCCCTGCCAAATGCTGCCATTGCTCTGCAAAGGGGCAAGATGGGCATGGTCTTCCAGAGCTTCAACCTGTTTCCGCACATGACGGTGCTGCAGAATGTCATCGAGGCACCGGTCGGTGTCCATGGGGTCAAGAAAGCCGAGGCAATCGAAACCGCCAAGGAACTCATTGCCAAGGTGGGCTTGTCGGAAAAGCTAAACGCTTATCCTGGCCAACTCTCCGGTGGACAACAGCAGCGGGTGGCCATTGCGCGCGCCTTGGCCATCAAGCCTAAAATCCTGCTGTTTGATGAGCCGACATCAGCGCTTGATCCGGAACTGGTCGGCGAAGTGCTGGCCACGATGCGTGATCTGGCGTCACAGGGACTGACCATGATCGTTGTGACACATGAAATTGGCTTCGCCCGTGAAGCCGCAGATCGGGTTGTCTTCATGGATGGCGGCCACGTCATCGAGCAGGGCAAGCCGGAGCATGTTCTGGTCAAGCCACAGCATGCCCGGACACAGTCGTTCCTGTCGCGTTTCATCTAG
- a CDS encoding M20 aminoacylase family protein, producing MEKLATIADLEPAKDDLIAIRHHLHAHPELSGDEQQTAAFVAEKLEAWGYEVFRNVGGHGVVGRLRVGDGNRSVSIRADMDALPITEETGLDYASTVPGVMHACGHDGHTTMLLGAAQYLARTRNFSGTLNLVFQPSEEAAKSSGAVAMMKDGLFERFPCDAIFGLHNHPGAPAGTVLMRSGPLMAASDTVFITIKGKGGHASRPHLCIDPIVCASAIVMALQTIVSRSIDSTQTAVVTVGTINGGTAANVIAQQATMELSVRSFSADVRAKLKERIKTVVETQCACWGAEPTIEFDEGHPVVDNAPAETEFAKMAVEELIGAGKVELCHLIPGSEDFSHYQEQKPGCFIRLGNGENSAMLHNPHYDFNDESLTTGAAMWARIAERYLS from the coding sequence ATGGAAAAACTCGCCACGATCGCCGATCTTGAACCGGCAAAAGACGATCTGATTGCCATCCGGCATCACTTGCACGCCCACCCGGAGCTTTCAGGAGATGAGCAGCAGACTGCGGCGTTTGTCGCCGAAAAGTTAGAGGCATGGGGCTATGAAGTCTTCCGCAATGTCGGCGGCCACGGGGTGGTCGGGCGCCTACGCGTCGGTGACGGCAACCGCTCCGTCTCCATTCGAGCCGACATGGATGCTCTGCCCATCACCGAAGAAACCGGGCTTGACTATGCCAGCACGGTTCCTGGTGTCATGCATGCCTGTGGCCATGACGGGCACACGACCATGCTGCTCGGTGCTGCGCAGTATCTGGCGCGCACCCGCAACTTCTCCGGTACCCTCAATCTCGTGTTCCAACCCTCTGAGGAAGCCGCCAAGTCAAGCGGCGCGGTTGCCATGATGAAGGATGGTCTGTTTGAGCGTTTCCCTTGTGATGCAATCTTTGGATTGCACAATCACCCGGGTGCTCCGGCAGGCACCGTCCTGATGCGCTCCGGTCCATTAATGGCGGCCTCCGATACGGTTTTCATCACGATCAAGGGCAAGGGTGGCCATGCTTCGCGCCCCCATCTTTGCATCGACCCGATCGTCTGCGCATCGGCCATTGTGATGGCGCTACAGACCATTGTCTCCCGCAGCATTGACTCCACCCAGACCGCAGTGGTCACGGTGGGCACGATCAATGGTGGCACCGCTGCCAATGTCATCGCCCAACAGGCCACCATGGAGCTGAGTGTCCGTTCCTTCTCTGCTGACGTTCGGGCCAAGCTGAAAGAACGGATCAAAACCGTTGTGGAAACCCAATGCGCATGCTGGGGAGCCGAGCCGACCATCGAGTTTGATGAGGGGCACCCTGTGGTCGACAATGCGCCCGCCGAGACAGAATTTGCCAAAATGGCCGTCGAGGAACTGATTGGTGCGGGGAAGGTTGAACTATGCCACCTTATTCCGGGTAGTGAAGATTTCTCCCATTATCAGGAGCAAAAGCCTGGTTGTTTCATTCGGCTCGGGAATGGTGAGAATTCCGCCATGCTTCACAATCCTCACTACGATTTCAATGATGAAAGCCTCACGACAGGAGCGGCTATGTGGGCAAGAATAGCTGAACGATATCTGAGTTAA
- a CDS encoding putative quinol monooxygenase, which produces MTPVVAIFHAKDGCEEILSAMFQSVIETTLNEEGCISYQLNRDVNDPRRFVWTEEWLSQESLDKHLASSHITEMFAGINDYIDHSEVVVLSKLAGGVRKNSTAHDMCLMT; this is translated from the coding sequence ATGACACCTGTGGTCGCAATTTTTCATGCAAAAGATGGCTGCGAAGAAATTCTCAGCGCCATGTTTCAAAGTGTCATCGAGACAACGTTGAACGAAGAGGGCTGTATCTCCTATCAGCTCAACCGTGACGTCAACGACCCGCGCAGATTTGTCTGGACAGAAGAATGGCTCAGTCAGGAATCTCTGGACAAGCATCTGGCCTCTTCGCATATCACCGAAATGTTCGCAGGTATCAACGACTATATTGATCATTCCGAGGTCGTTGTTCTGTCTAAATTAGCCGGTGGTGTGAGAAAAAATTCCACTGCCCATGACATGTGCCTCATGACATAA
- a CDS encoding DeoR/GlpR family DNA-binding transcription regulator: MIPAQRQQKILELLTEHEIVSIAQLMESLDVSHMTVRRDIQALEQDGFVVTVSGGVRLAEYIDAEPARKIKNSLQMDEKAIVAKEAAKLVPKDATIYLDAGTTCLAIARELAQRDDITVLTNDFAVEAYLSEHSNCELYHTGGKVLRKNESCVGESAARFISSLNIGIGFLSASSWDMRYISTPTEDKVPVKQAVVNASLKCVLVTDSTKYGKVGFFKAVAIKDVDIIVTDGDLDEHTCNAIRESGPEVILAKR; encoded by the coding sequence GTGATTCCGGCACAAAGACAGCAAAAGATACTCGAGTTATTGACTGAGCATGAGATCGTCAGCATCGCCCAGTTGATGGAGTCACTTGATGTGTCACACATGACGGTCAGACGTGACATTCAGGCTCTGGAACAGGATGGCTTTGTCGTCACTGTTTCAGGAGGCGTGCGATTGGCCGAGTATATCGATGCTGAGCCGGCCAGGAAGATCAAGAACAGCTTGCAGATGGATGAAAAGGCCATCGTGGCCAAGGAAGCCGCCAAGCTGGTTCCCAAGGATGCGACGATCTATCTTGATGCTGGCACCACATGTCTGGCGATCGCCCGCGAGTTGGCTCAACGCGATGACATCACGGTGCTGACCAATGACTTTGCCGTTGAAGCCTACTTGAGTGAGCATTCCAACTGCGAGCTCTATCACACCGGAGGCAAGGTGTTGCGCAAGAATGAGTCTTGCGTGGGTGAAAGCGCCGCCAGATTCATATCGTCGCTGAATATCGGTATCGGCTTTCTTTCGGCTTCCTCGTGGGATATGCGATATATCTCCACACCGACGGAGGACAAGGTTCCCGTCAAGCAAGCGGTTGTGAATGCTTCTCTCAAATGTGTGCTGGTCACGGATTCCACCAAATATGGCAAGGTCGGCTTCTTCAAAGCTGTCGCCATAAAAGATGTCGACATTATCGTCACCGACGGCGATCTTGACGAGCATACATGCAACGCGATCCGGGAAAGTGGCCCGGAAGTGATTTTGGCAAAACGCTAG
- a CDS encoding aldolase, with translation MTDLSYRKQLVELGASLFNRGYSVGSGGNISLKLPNGNFLVTPTNSSLGRLDAEALSLIDANGNHLSGHKPTKEIPMHMGVYEARPDCNAIVHLHSTHATAYSSLADLKPDDSFKPFTPYFVMKIGKLPVVPYYKPGSDKLKEAAKEAGQKASAFLLANHGSVVCGNSLIEAVNAAEELEETMKLYFLLMSSGQSVRYLTEEDISELTSAKAGSQ, from the coding sequence ATGACGGATCTTTCTTATCGCAAACAGCTCGTAGAACTGGGAGCCTCGCTCTTCAATCGGGGATATAGTGTTGGAAGTGGAGGCAATATCTCGCTGAAACTGCCCAATGGCAATTTTCTGGTTACGCCTACCAATTCCAGTCTGGGACGATTGGACGCGGAAGCCCTGTCGCTGATCGATGCAAATGGCAATCATCTGTCCGGGCACAAGCCCACCAAGGAAATTCCCATGCATATGGGGGTTTATGAGGCCCGGCCTGACTGCAACGCCATTGTGCATCTCCATTCGACCCATGCCACGGCCTATTCATCTCTGGCCGACCTGAAGCCGGATGATTCCTTCAAACCTTTCACGCCCTATTTCGTGATGAAAATTGGCAAGCTGCCGGTTGTTCCCTACTACAAGCCCGGATCAGACAAGCTAAAAGAAGCTGCGAAGGAAGCCGGGCAGAAGGCTTCAGCCTTTCTGCTGGCCAATCATGGCTCGGTTGTGTGCGGAAATTCCCTGATCGAGGCTGTGAACGCTGCAGAAGAGCTGGAAGAAACCATGAAATTATACTTCTTGCTGATGTCCTCTGGACAATCTGTTCGATACCTAACAGAAGAAGACATATCCGAATTAACAAGCGCAAAGGCAGGGTCCCAGTGA
- the otnK gene encoding 3-oxo-tetronate kinase, whose amino-acid sequence MYLGVIADDFTGGTDIAGFLVQNGLSVTQYLGIPETDCDEDGPDAAIISLKSRSCPAEEAIKDSLAAMKWLLAQGCRQIFFKYCSTFDSSAKGNIGPVTDALLEALDCDVTVMCPALPVNGRTVYKGYLFVGDVLLNESGMRNHPVTPMLDANLMRLTEQQSKGKAANVSLTIVDQGPAAIRQAIEQLVIDGVTYAVPDTLTNQHLVDLGEALVDLPLVTGGSGLGMGLARAIVRKHRLSAATSMDAGAPPGGKCIILAGSTSVMTNAQVKRYIGKAVSQKVDVARCIEDAAGYAGEIADWLALHEKDENKLAPMIYATTGVDDLKDIQKNFGAEASGAAVEHFFSTLAKLLELAHYDHFIVAGGETSGSVVKSLGVEAFHIGPQIAPGVPWVRAVDKPISLALKSGNFGAEDFFLSAQEFFL is encoded by the coding sequence TCTTGGTTCAAAATGGACTTTCCGTTACCCAGTATCTCGGAATACCGGAAACTGATTGTGATGAAGATGGGCCCGATGCAGCAATCATTTCCCTGAAAAGCAGATCTTGCCCTGCTGAGGAAGCCATCAAAGACTCTCTTGCAGCAATGAAATGGTTGCTCGCGCAGGGATGCAGACAGATATTCTTCAAATATTGCTCGACATTCGACAGCTCGGCCAAAGGAAATATTGGACCTGTAACGGACGCCCTGCTGGAAGCGCTCGATTGCGATGTAACCGTGATGTGCCCTGCACTGCCGGTCAATGGCAGAACCGTATACAAAGGCTATCTGTTTGTTGGCGACGTCTTGCTGAATGAATCCGGCATGCGTAATCATCCGGTCACCCCGATGCTTGACGCCAATCTGATGCGCCTCACAGAGCAGCAATCCAAGGGCAAAGCCGCAAATGTGTCCCTGACGATAGTTGATCAGGGTCCGGCAGCCATCCGGCAGGCCATCGAGCAACTGGTCATTGATGGGGTCACCTACGCAGTGCCGGATACCCTGACCAATCAACATCTGGTTGATCTGGGCGAAGCGCTGGTTGATTTGCCGCTCGTCACCGGCGGGTCCGGACTTGGCATGGGGCTTGCCCGTGCAATCGTGCGCAAACATCGCCTCAGCGCAGCAACCAGCATGGATGCGGGGGCTCCTCCCGGAGGCAAATGTATCATTCTGGCGGGATCGACCTCTGTCATGACCAATGCCCAGGTCAAACGCTATATCGGCAAGGCGGTTTCCCAAAAAGTTGATGTCGCGCGTTGCATCGAAGATGCCGCCGGATATGCGGGGGAAATCGCGGACTGGCTGGCCTTGCATGAGAAAGATGAAAACAAGCTCGCCCCCATGATCTATGCGACCACGGGAGTGGATGATCTCAAAGACATTCAGAAGAATTTTGGTGCCGAAGCCTCCGGGGCGGCTGTGGAGCATTTCTTCTCGACTTTGGCCAAGCTGCTTGAGCTGGCTCATTATGATCACTTCATCGTGGCAGGCGGAGAAACATCTGGCTCGGTTGTCAAATCTCTCGGAGTTGAGGCCTTCCATATCGGCCCACAAATCGCGCCAGGCGTGCCGTGGGTTCGCGCGGTTGACAAGCCGATTTCTCTGGCGTTGAAGTCTGGTAACTTTGGGGCAGAGGACTTCTTTCTCTCAGCACAGGAGTTCTTCCTATGA